One genomic region from Fulvitalea axinellae encodes:
- a CDS encoding T9SS type A sorting domain-containing protein, which translates to MRFFLTLLLVVLFIYNVQAQHWRQTSSLELSGTVTKGITDYSRNPAMDIFGNTAVISDNSKDVVNLFEKKDGRWQKIATLRTSNIDDTFGYNVTLSEDVVLVSGWRNDIGAGYASGVVYLFQKPESGWKDMTETAVLYASDGAYTDAFGAYGTWPVEGGHRIRKTAIDNDLIVVESRNDDDMCWNCGSAYIFEKPEGGWKTMSETGKLILSKKEVADGGRLDGTSECAVKEGNIYLVSSNKVFVFERPENGWKTINNESGTIKGASFGNRIRAVSKDEILLLGLKDQTQNGLRALSIKKKGATWETPDLREIPLPQDVKVNTLTIYNFDSQGNTFHFLAEKYDNHRGASVIVGLRGQIDGDGSTWQNGNVQFSDFRISEPAKSPWFNVLEASENDIVYSSTYEEGQYTKAKPVFFEVNNDESYEEVPSDFQEFSKEVDITVAKVEQLSESKFLVKASYSERYDLYELMNGEWRMLSESFKDKGVISGVYGDHCIQLAPEEVMNKVPGHDTPIVIGYLSSLTDKNVEKKLIFPIPKIFNTSNFYFTRGIVLNDQIIIYSRFYDSELGACSIAAVCDLDFNSGKLSVLDYKWFKGEASGNPIINDNLVSFAVNERLEGGWRRQLNLIGYEKENSKIKNLKLLKEIPAPNFSGFVVDGDFLVQNANNQDKIRIFYRQENDQWVEVEKELVTNSDFWKNGGVPKVSHHQLYLKNGILCLVKKNEKEVLRFDLNKIVENEHASKRVNGELVSVAPHIIQHPLIPLGKNAFLFRSNGALFKYERKEQDAINFDNQTITYSNEGINLTATSESGVPVNFDYEAGDNILNINGAQVSIASSGRVLLRAYTDENSDKAPAEKYAFVTVNKASQNITVQKLTETLFIDNDYPLSFTSDSGLPVTAEIIEGEAELKNGILRPSQPGKVLVRFTQEGDDRYLAAPQIERSYSVAKVTGVTGQSAFNVFPNPSNGEITVTTYGKGKSTFIRLVSLEGKTLFKKTVSNKEHLTKIRISEPGMYILKIQFGNQSDERRVLIK; encoded by the coding sequence ATGAGATTTTTTTTAACTCTACTTTTAGTGGTGCTGTTCATCTATAATGTACAGGCCCAACATTGGAGACAAACGTCATCTTTGGAGCTGAGCGGAACAGTCACAAAAGGTATTACAGATTATTCAAGAAATCCAGCGATGGATATTTTCGGAAATACCGCGGTAATATCTGACAATTCAAAAGATGTAGTAAATCTGTTTGAAAAGAAGGATGGACGATGGCAAAAAATTGCGACACTCCGGACTTCCAATATCGATGACACTTTCGGCTATAATGTAACGCTGTCTGAAGATGTCGTTTTAGTTTCGGGCTGGCGTAATGATATTGGAGCTGGATATGCTTCAGGAGTTGTTTATCTTTTTCAGAAGCCAGAGTCCGGTTGGAAGGATATGACCGAAACGGCTGTATTATACGCTAGTGATGGGGCTTATACTGATGCGTTTGGTGCTTATGGCACTTGGCCTGTCGAAGGAGGCCACCGCATACGAAAAACGGCAATTGATAATGACCTTATTGTCGTAGAGTCAAGAAATGATGATGACATGTGTTGGAATTGTGGCAGTGCCTACATATTTGAGAAGCCGGAAGGAGGCTGGAAAACCATGTCCGAGACAGGGAAATTAATACTTTCTAAAAAGGAGGTGGCTGACGGAGGTAGATTAGATGGGACAAGTGAGTGTGCTGTAAAGGAAGGGAATATATATTTGGTCTCTTCAAATAAGGTTTTCGTTTTTGAACGCCCCGAGAATGGCTGGAAGACGATTAATAACGAATCAGGAACTATAAAAGGGGCTTCTTTTGGAAACAGAATTAGAGCTGTCTCAAAAGATGAAATATTATTATTAGGCTTGAAAGATCAGACTCAGAATGGCCTTCGAGCTTTGTCGATAAAGAAAAAAGGAGCGACTTGGGAAACTCCAGATTTACGAGAAATTCCTTTACCACAAGATGTCAAAGTAAATACTCTTACAATCTATAATTTTGATTCTCAAGGAAATACCTTTCATTTTTTGGCAGAAAAATATGACAATCACCGAGGTGCATCTGTAATAGTGGGTTTAAGGGGCCAGATAGACGGAGACGGTTCCACTTGGCAAAATGGAAATGTTCAATTTTCGGACTTCAGAATCTCCGAACCAGCAAAGTCGCCTTGGTTTAACGTGCTTGAGGCTTCGGAGAATGATATTGTTTATTCAAGCACATACGAAGAAGGCCAATATACTAAGGCCAAACCTGTATTTTTTGAAGTGAATAACGATGAATCATACGAAGAAGTTCCCAGCGATTTTCAAGAATTTAGTAAAGAAGTCGATATAACCGTTGCTAAAGTTGAGCAATTGTCTGAATCTAAATTCTTAGTAAAGGCATCCTATTCTGAGAGGTATGACCTCTACGAATTGATGAATGGAGAATGGCGGATGCTTTCGGAGAGCTTTAAAGATAAAGGGGTAATAAGTGGCGTGTATGGTGACCATTGCATACAGCTTGCGCCTGAGGAGGTCATGAATAAAGTTCCTGGTCACGACACGCCAATTGTGATTGGGTATTTATCAAGCCTGACTGATAAGAACGTGGAAAAAAAATTAATTTTCCCGATACCCAAAATATTCAACACCTCTAACTTCTATTTCACCAGGGGGATAGTTCTTAATGATCAAATCATTATTTATTCCAGGTTTTACGATAGTGAGCTAGGAGCATGTTCCATTGCGGCTGTATGTGACCTGGACTTTAATTCGGGAAAATTAAGTGTTCTAGACTATAAGTGGTTTAAAGGGGAAGCAAGCGGCAATCCAATAATTAATGACAATCTAGTGTCTTTTGCAGTTAATGAACGACTCGAGGGGGGATGGAGAAGACAATTAAATTTAATTGGATATGAGAAGGAAAACAGTAAAATAAAGAACCTGAAACTTCTTAAAGAAATACCAGCTCCCAATTTCTCTGGTTTCGTCGTTGATGGCGATTTTCTTGTGCAAAACGCTAATAACCAAGATAAAATTAGAATATTCTATAGGCAGGAGAATGATCAATGGGTAGAAGTAGAAAAAGAGCTTGTTACAAACTCGGATTTTTGGAAAAATGGAGGGGTTCCTAAAGTTAGTCATCACCAGCTTTATTTGAAGAATGGGATTTTATGCCTTGTAAAGAAAAATGAGAAAGAAGTATTGAGGTTTGACCTTAATAAGATTGTTGAGAACGAGCATGCTTCAAAACGGGTCAATGGAGAGCTTGTTTCAGTAGCGCCGCATATTATTCAACACCCACTTATTCCCTTAGGGAAGAATGCGTTTTTATTTAGGTCTAACGGAGCTTTGTTCAAGTATGAAAGAAAAGAGCAAGATGCGATCAACTTCGACAACCAAACAATCACATATTCAAACGAAGGAATAAACCTAACTGCGACATCTGAATCCGGTGTGCCAGTTAACTTTGATTACGAAGCGGGTGACAATATTCTGAATATAAATGGAGCCCAAGTCTCTATCGCAAGTTCAGGTCGAGTACTCTTAAGAGCTTATACCGATGAGAATTCAGATAAAGCTCCTGCTGAAAAATATGCGTTTGTTACAGTTAATAAAGCCTCCCAAAATATAACCGTACAGAAACTGACAGAAACATTGTTTATTGACAATGATTATCCTCTAAGTTTTACAAGTGATTCTGGGTTGCCCGTAACTGCGGAGATAATCGAAGGTGAAGCCGAATTAAAGAATGGAATTTTAAGGCCAAGCCAGCCGGGGAAAGTACTTGTCCGCTTTACTCAGGAAGGAGACGATCGATATTTAGCCGCCCCTCAAATTGAACGTAGTTATTCGGTAGCCAAAGTTACGGGTGTTACCGGACAATCGGCTTTTAATGTTTTCCCTAATCCGAGTAACGGAGAAATTACTGTGACTACATACGGAAAAGGGAAATCAACTTTTATTCGTTTGGTTTCTTTGGAAGGAAAAACCTTATTCAAGAAAACGGTTTCAAACAAAGAGCATTTGACCAAAATTCGGATTAGCGAACCGGGAATGTATATCCTGAAAATACAATTCGGAAACCAGAGTGACGAGCGTAGGGTGCTAATAAAATAA
- the lysA gene encoding diaminopimelate decarboxylase, giving the protein MKIQGLDLKDIAEEFGTPLYVYDGQKMKDQVATFRKAFSGVCIRINYACKALTNLSVMKLMKNEGTCLDTVSVPEIRMGLSVGFEPNEIIFTPNCVDFSEIVEAVDLGVNINIENIPNLEKFGKRYGSTVPCCVRMNPFIVSKENSEKVTWWHKQSKFGISVSQLEEARSIIDKYGIRVNGLHIHSSSVIMSREIFRKGAAKVFEIAETFEDLDFVDFGGGVKVRHKVDEDILDIYELAEGLKAEHAAFTERYGKEVDLWFEPGRFLVSESGTLLTRTTMVKTNGERVFAGVDSGFNHLIRPMFYDAYHEILNLDNPDGDKATYTVVGNICEIDNFAVDRELPEIKEGHLLALKNTGSYGYVMASNYNSRMRPAEVLVLDGKAHLVRKRDEFEDLVRNQIVLDFESEKVAE; this is encoded by the coding sequence ATGAAAATACAGGGACTAGACTTAAAAGATATCGCAGAGGAGTTCGGAACCCCTCTTTATGTCTACGACGGACAGAAAATGAAAGATCAGGTAGCCACGTTCCGGAAAGCATTTTCGGGTGTCTGCATACGGATCAACTACGCCTGCAAGGCATTGACTAACCTGAGCGTAATGAAGTTGATGAAAAACGAGGGCACTTGCCTGGATACGGTCTCTGTGCCCGAAATCCGTATGGGCCTTTCGGTAGGCTTCGAACCCAACGAGATTATCTTTACCCCCAATTGTGTCGATTTTTCGGAAATAGTGGAAGCCGTTGATCTGGGAGTAAATATCAATATCGAAAACATCCCGAATCTGGAAAAATTCGGCAAACGCTACGGCTCTACCGTTCCTTGCTGTGTCCGGATGAATCCGTTTATCGTTTCCAAAGAGAATTCGGAAAAGGTGACTTGGTGGCACAAGCAGTCCAAGTTCGGCATATCGGTATCGCAATTGGAGGAGGCCCGCTCTATTATCGACAAATACGGAATCCGGGTAAACGGATTGCATATCCATTCCAGCTCGGTGATTATGAGCCGTGAGATATTCCGCAAAGGCGCCGCAAAGGTGTTCGAAATAGCGGAAACCTTCGAAGATCTCGATTTCGTGGATTTCGGCGGAGGCGTAAAAGTCCGACATAAAGTGGACGAAGACATTCTCGATATTTACGAATTGGCCGAAGGCCTAAAAGCCGAGCACGCGGCCTTTACCGAACGCTACGGTAAAGAGGTGGATCTGTGGTTTGAGCCCGGACGCTTCTTGGTAAGCGAGAGCGGCACTCTTCTTACAAGAACCACCATGGTGAAAACTAACGGCGAGCGCGTATTCGCTGGCGTGGATTCCGGCTTTAACCACCTAATCCGGCCCATGTTCTACGACGCTTACCACGAGATACTGAATCTTGATAACCCCGACGGAGACAAGGCCACATACACCGTGGTTGGCAATATCTGCGAGATTGACAACTTTGCCGTAGACCGGGAATTACCGGAAATCAAAGAGGGGCATCTTTTGGCCCTGAAAAATACCGGATCATACGGCTACGTAATGGCCTCGAACTATAACTCGCGTATGCGCCCTGCGGAAGTGCTGGTTCTTGACGGCAAAGCGCATCTGGTAAGGAAGAGAGACGAATTCGAGGATTTGGTAAGAAACCAAATAGTCTTGGATTTCGAAAGCGAAAAGGTAGCTGAGTAA
- a CDS encoding metallophosphoesterase, with product MGYSLNARRKWPLKLAITLFSLVFISTSVVLGQKRAKHTVFLIGDAGAVQSGDANISELERQAKEVGKSATILYLGDNLYPSGLDPDEGKAREKGEEILRAEFGFIKGFAGRAFAIPGNHDWKNGGKKGREYVLSQQKFLQEITGREDIFQPLDGCPGPVEIPLGEDLLLVIVDTQWWLHPWRETEEKAGDCEVKTEEDYLLALNDVIVRHPNKRIVVAGHHPVITYGEHGGFFPAKTYFFPLTDVADWMYVPLPVVGALYPLYRKSGFSYQDTSNPANRHLRDGMQEIFQAHPDLVYVSGHEHSLQYCYRNGVHYMVSGSGSKHTPVRQGKYSEFAKSEVGFSRIDYHEDGGIFATYFSAKGDTLYHRKLAHKPYVPAPTIKEFNTQDLRDSLITVKASGQYKAGKSKKFFLGENYRDAWETPIEVPLLDLGKEKGGLKILKRGGGQQTKSLRLEDSTGQQYVLRSVEKFPENAIPVVLRNTIAKDAVQDQISSDHPYAALVVAHLAEYAGIYHANPTLVFIPDDPRLGPYRGAFGNTLCLFEERPHGDESHISSFGRTKKVYSTPKVVEKLLEDNDNQIDYRFAVRSRLFDMLIADWDRHDDQWRWASFKKGKGKLFRPIPRDRDHAFFVNEGLFPKIASRRWLLPKLEGFNEDIRSVPWFNFNARYFDRTFLVGASESDWIAEAEELQSSLTDEKIRQAVLTWPDTLFKQHGEEVIRKLISRRDKLQRYAKEHFRNLAKSVDVTGSEKNELFLVERRENGDLKVTVKKISKKGNIKQTLFEREFKKGETHEVRLYGISGDDVFKVTGTSKDGIKVRIIGGKELTKVEDETKGPKTKKVLVYDQPKRLELEKGKSVGLRLSHKPEVNDYDRYAFKFNQAFPLATAGYNPDDGLFLGGGAIIETHSFRKEPFNTKHTILAAVSLKGSAAWVKYRLEKTKLIGSLDGLFDARWDVPSYRSNFYGLGNNTEKHEDRDYYVLNYQRLQAHALLRKRYGEKQALYFGPSMIGTKIPDNSKTRHRYVSDYPENGLTESEVLDPHFYWGGFIRYEADTRDQPSFPLKGTHLNLVSETYKGIETSDVFSRIQGDLSLYMTTRLPRPLTLALRFGGAHNFGDYDFLQSNKLGGSHSLRGFRKDRFYGRTAAFNNTELRLNVREFDNYLLNGSWGIFAYNDIGRVWEKGEDSKRWHNSTGGGIFIAPFSMLSLTASVGVSNESTQFLFDFGFNF from the coding sequence ATGGGATACAGCCTAAACGCAAGACGGAAATGGCCTCTAAAGCTGGCGATCACGCTTTTTTCGCTTGTCTTTATCTCCACTTCGGTGGTTTTGGGACAGAAAAGGGCCAAACACACTGTTTTCCTAATCGGGGATGCCGGGGCCGTTCAGTCTGGCGATGCCAACATCAGCGAGCTGGAAAGGCAAGCTAAAGAGGTAGGGAAATCAGCGACCATTTTGTATTTGGGCGATAACTTGTATCCTTCTGGCCTCGACCCTGACGAAGGAAAAGCCAGGGAAAAAGGCGAGGAGATTTTGCGGGCGGAATTCGGCTTTATCAAAGGTTTTGCGGGAAGGGCTTTTGCCATACCGGGGAACCACGATTGGAAAAACGGAGGCAAAAAAGGTCGGGAATATGTGTTGAGCCAGCAAAAATTCCTTCAGGAAATCACTGGGCGGGAAGACATTTTCCAGCCATTGGACGGATGTCCGGGGCCGGTGGAGATTCCGCTTGGCGAAGACCTGTTACTGGTAATCGTGGATACGCAATGGTGGTTGCATCCGTGGCGTGAGACTGAGGAAAAGGCGGGCGACTGCGAAGTGAAAACCGAAGAGGATTACCTCTTGGCGCTCAACGACGTAATTGTTAGGCATCCAAACAAAAGAATAGTGGTGGCGGGTCACCACCCCGTGATCACTTATGGAGAACACGGAGGCTTTTTTCCGGCAAAGACTTATTTCTTTCCCTTGACAGACGTGGCCGACTGGATGTATGTGCCATTGCCTGTAGTCGGAGCGCTTTATCCTTTGTACAGAAAATCGGGATTCAGTTATCAAGACACTTCCAATCCTGCTAACAGGCACTTGAGGGACGGAATGCAGGAGATTTTTCAGGCGCATCCTGATTTGGTTTACGTATCCGGTCACGAACATTCATTACAATATTGCTACCGTAACGGTGTCCATTATATGGTCAGCGGTTCGGGTTCAAAGCATACGCCTGTCAGGCAGGGCAAATATTCCGAGTTCGCCAAATCGGAGGTCGGGTTCTCAAGAATCGATTATCATGAGGACGGCGGTATTTTCGCCACTTATTTTTCGGCGAAAGGCGATACCCTTTATCATCGTAAATTGGCGCACAAACCGTATGTGCCGGCACCGACCATCAAGGAATTTAATACCCAGGATCTGAGAGACAGCCTTATTACGGTAAAGGCTTCGGGACAATACAAGGCGGGCAAGAGCAAGAAGTTTTTCTTGGGCGAAAACTATCGCGACGCTTGGGAAACGCCGATCGAGGTTCCTTTGCTGGATCTCGGTAAGGAAAAAGGCGGTTTGAAGATCCTGAAAAGGGGCGGAGGACAGCAGACTAAATCTTTACGTCTGGAAGATAGTACCGGACAACAATACGTGCTAAGGTCAGTGGAAAAGTTTCCGGAAAACGCCATTCCGGTTGTTCTCCGAAACACAATCGCCAAAGACGCGGTGCAAGACCAAATTTCCTCCGACCATCCTTACGCCGCTTTGGTGGTTGCGCACTTGGCCGAATATGCGGGAATTTATCACGCAAACCCTACCTTGGTTTTTATTCCGGACGATCCGCGTTTGGGTCCGTACCGGGGAGCGTTTGGCAATACGCTTTGTTTGTTCGAAGAAAGACCTCACGGTGACGAGTCGCATATCAGCTCCTTCGGAAGGACGAAAAAGGTTTACAGTACGCCAAAGGTAGTCGAGAAGCTTCTGGAAGACAACGACAACCAAATCGATTACCGTTTTGCCGTTAGGTCAAGGCTTTTCGATATGTTGATAGCGGATTGGGACCGACATGATGACCAATGGCGTTGGGCCAGTTTCAAAAAAGGAAAAGGCAAACTCTTCCGTCCGATTCCGCGCGACCGTGACCACGCTTTCTTCGTGAATGAGGGCTTGTTTCCCAAAATCGCCTCAAGGCGTTGGCTGTTGCCTAAGCTCGAAGGTTTTAACGAGGATATCCGCTCGGTGCCTTGGTTTAATTTCAACGCCCGATATTTTGACCGGACATTCTTGGTAGGCGCCAGCGAGTCGGATTGGATAGCGGAGGCCGAGGAACTACAATCATCATTGACAGACGAAAAGATAAGGCAAGCCGTATTGACTTGGCCGGATACCCTTTTCAAACAACATGGCGAGGAAGTGATCCGCAAATTGATTTCTCGCCGGGATAAGCTTCAGAGATATGCGAAGGAGCATTTCCGCAATTTGGCCAAATCCGTAGATGTTACGGGATCGGAAAAGAACGAGCTTTTTTTGGTTGAACGTAGGGAAAACGGTGACCTGAAAGTCACGGTAAAGAAGATCAGCAAAAAAGGAAATATCAAACAGACGCTTTTCGAACGGGAATTCAAGAAAGGGGAAACCCACGAAGTGCGACTCTACGGCATTAGTGGCGACGATGTTTTCAAAGTTACGGGCACGTCAAAAGACGGGATAAAAGTACGTATTATCGGCGGTAAAGAACTAACGAAAGTCGAAGACGAAACCAAAGGGCCGAAAACAAAAAAAGTGTTGGTGTATGACCAGCCGAAGAGGCTAGAGTTGGAAAAAGGAAAATCGGTGGGATTACGTCTATCTCACAAACCGGAAGTCAACGATTATGATCGTTACGCTTTCAAATTTAATCAGGCTTTCCCGTTAGCCACGGCTGGCTATAATCCCGATGACGGCCTTTTCCTCGGTGGCGGAGCCATTATCGAAACCCATTCTTTCCGAAAGGAACCTTTTAACACTAAGCACACTATCTTGGCTGCGGTGTCTCTGAAAGGGTCTGCGGCTTGGGTAAAATACAGGCTGGAAAAAACGAAACTCATAGGCTCTCTCGACGGGCTCTTCGATGCCCGTTGGGATGTCCCTTCTTACCGGTCAAATTTCTACGGACTAGGGAACAACACTGAAAAGCATGAGGATCGGGATTATTATGTTCTTAATTATCAGCGCCTTCAGGCTCATGCGCTTTTGAGGAAACGTTATGGCGAGAAACAAGCGCTGTATTTCGGTCCGTCAATGATTGGGACCAAAATTCCGGATAATTCGAAAACACGCCATCGATACGTAAGCGACTACCCTGAAAACGGGCTTACCGAAAGCGAAGTGTTGGATCCCCATTTCTATTGGGGCGGATTTATACGTTACGAAGCGGATACACGAGACCAACCGAGCTTTCCGCTTAAGGGAACGCATCTGAACTTGGTGTCGGAAACGTACAAAGGGATCGAAACGAGCGACGTGTTCTCCAGAATTCAAGGCGACTTGAGCTTGTATATGACCACTCGGCTTCCGCGCCCGCTGACGTTGGCTTTGCGTTTTGGCGGCGCCCATAACTTTGGCGATTACGATTTCCTTCAGTCCAACAAACTGGGCGGTTCGCATAGCTTAAGGGGCTTTCGAAAAGATCGTTTTTACGGGCGTACGGCGGCGTTTAACAATACGGAGCTCAGGCTTAATGTCCGGGAGTTTGATAATTATCTGCTAAACGGATCGTGGGGAATATTCGCTTACAACGATATCGGTAGAGTTTGGGAAAAAGGGGAAGACTCCAAACGCTGGCACAACAGCACCGGAGGCGGGATTTTTATAGCGCCGTTCTCTATGCTGTCGCTCACCGCCAGTGTGGGCGTCTCCAACGAATCGACGCAGTTCCTATTCGATTTCGGATTTAACTTCTAA
- a CDS encoding Pycsar system effector family protein, translated as MEDSGQRLVNKIRDFVTDKYDGPAAQCFTYHCLNHVKLVVESVEKIGEACGLSEREMDALRVAAWVHDVGYMDDPEDHENASAAIATELLKEEGADQEFIDLVRRLILATKVTHPPKDLLEEIINDADLAHLGRPSFPQVTELLRKEFSGQRGRKVKKREWQNINLNFLRDHEFFTDYAKEHWDPVKQENIRTLEKIIKEGEKGGDKKKKSKKKKAKESVVAQDQKPNRAVDGLFRIMERNHINLSNIADGKSNIMISINSLIISLVVGVLFRKLEDYPNLLIPSIIFAITGLVSLIFAVLAIRPNVAKPGAVKLEDVKAGKVNLLFFGNFYSLKLQDYMEAMENLIQDHREIYRSLTKDIYYLGVVLSLKYKFLRLSYTCFMFGLIVTVLAFIIAVVLFPVKYPY; from the coding sequence ATGGAAGACAGCGGACAGCGATTGGTGAATAAAATCCGTGATTTTGTCACGGACAAATATGACGGGCCGGCAGCGCAGTGCTTTACGTACCATTGCCTTAACCACGTGAAGCTCGTGGTGGAATCGGTTGAGAAAATCGGGGAAGCCTGTGGATTATCCGAAAGAGAGATGGACGCGTTGCGCGTGGCTGCATGGGTTCACGATGTCGGATATATGGACGACCCGGAAGACCATGAGAACGCCAGCGCCGCCATTGCCACTGAGTTGCTTAAAGAGGAAGGCGCCGACCAGGAATTCATCGACTTGGTCCGCAGGCTGATTTTAGCCACCAAGGTTACGCATCCGCCCAAAGACTTGCTGGAGGAAATTATCAACGACGCTGATTTGGCCCATTTGGGACGCCCCTCCTTTCCGCAGGTTACGGAATTGCTCCGTAAGGAATTCAGTGGCCAACGCGGCAGGAAAGTGAAAAAGAGAGAGTGGCAAAATATCAATCTGAATTTCCTTCGCGATCACGAATTCTTTACCGATTACGCCAAAGAGCATTGGGACCCTGTAAAACAGGAAAATATCCGCACGCTGGAAAAGATTATTAAAGAGGGCGAAAAAGGTGGGGATAAAAAGAAAAAAAGCAAGAAAAAGAAAGCCAAAGAAAGCGTAGTCGCACAAGACCAGAAGCCAAACCGCGCCGTTGACGGGCTGTTCCGGATCATGGAACGAAACCATATCAATTTGAGTAATATCGCCGACGGGAAATCGAACATCATGATTTCGATCAACTCGCTGATTATCTCGTTGGTAGTGGGTGTTTTGTTCCGTAAACTGGAGGACTATCCAAACCTTCTGATACCATCAATCATTTTCGCAATAACGGGACTAGTATCGCTGATATTTGCCGTATTGGCCATTAGGCCTAACGTAGCGAAACCGGGAGCGGTAAAGCTGGAAGATGTGAAAGCCGGAAAGGTAAACCTGCTGTTCTTCGGAAATTTCTACAGCCTGAAGCTCCAAGACTATATGGAGGCGATGGAAAACCTTATACAAGACCACCGCGAGATTTACCGGAGCCTAACCAAAGACATCTACTACTTGGGCGTTGTGCTCAGCCTCAAATACAAATTCCTCAGACTCTCGTACACCTGCTTTATGTTCGGCCTTATCGTTACCGTGTTGGCCTTTATTATTGCGGTGGTGCTCTTCCCTGTCAAATATCCGTATTGA